A genomic window from Halorubrum lacusprofundi ATCC 49239 includes:
- a CDS encoding DUF63 family protein: MVGDLPFLPAGTTLPPAPYLLVVLLATGGVVAALRRRRPRVTGRRVLALAPWMALGSAAHVLYVVDALPPLLSPFAGSPTVYLTVGSLAGAAWLVADATRPDRVPAVLAVAGTLLLAPVVAVAVSTGLSPEGARWSTIALVLTIPIAGAVWVGLTRLRPETAITGGVGALAVFAHALDGVSTAVGTTHLGFGERTPVSRILLEIGGLPSLPVVGEGWLFLLVKLAVASAVVWLFAGYIRETPGEGYLLLGFVAAVGLGPAAHNLLLFAVAA; the protein is encoded by the coding sequence ATGGTCGGCGATCTTCCCTTCCTTCCGGCGGGAACTACCCTCCCGCCCGCGCCGTACCTCCTCGTCGTCCTGCTCGCGACCGGCGGGGTCGTCGCCGCGCTCCGCCGGCGACGACCGCGGGTCACCGGTCGCCGCGTGCTCGCGCTCGCTCCGTGGATGGCGCTCGGCTCGGCGGCCCACGTCCTCTACGTCGTCGACGCGCTCCCGCCCCTCCTCTCACCCTTCGCCGGCTCGCCGACCGTCTATCTCACGGTGGGGTCGCTGGCGGGCGCGGCGTGGCTCGTCGCCGACGCCACCCGCCCGGACCGGGTGCCGGCGGTCCTCGCGGTCGCCGGCACGCTCCTCCTCGCCCCGGTCGTCGCGGTCGCGGTCTCGACCGGGCTCTCGCCGGAGGGCGCGCGCTGGTCAACGATCGCACTCGTGCTTACGATCCCGATCGCCGGCGCCGTCTGGGTCGGTCTGACGCGACTTCGACCCGAAACTGCGATCACCGGCGGTGTCGGCGCCCTCGCCGTGTTCGCGCACGCGCTCGACGGCGTTTCGACCGCGGTCGGGACGACCCACCTCGGATTCGGCGAACGCACGCCGGTCTCGCGGATCCTGCTTGAGATCGGCGGGCTCCCGTCGCTGCCGGTGGTCGGCGAGGGGTGGCTGTTCCTGCTCGTGAAGCTCGCGGTCGCGAGCGCCGTCGTCTGGCTCTTCGCGGGGTACATCCGGGAGACGCCCGGCGAGGGCTACCTCCTGCTCGGCTTCGTGGCCGCCGTCGGGCTCGGCCCCGCGGCTCACAACCTGCTGCTGTTCGCCGTGGCGGCGTAA
- a CDS encoding DUF456 family protein: protein MVFSAAEIAIVLLVVWTASSFVPFVPSGVLAALTVIGYTYTTGFTEPSLTVLLALVLVSLLASAVELLSGMLSGKLGGASTRTVAVGTLVGIVLLFVMGPIGLVVGVGGTVFLGSLYENGAEPRVAVRQSVYAVIGVFAGPFVQAVILAGVAVAFAISVL from the coding sequence ATGGTTTTCTCCGCGGCTGAAATAGCGATCGTGCTGCTCGTCGTGTGGACCGCCAGTTCGTTCGTCCCGTTCGTGCCAAGCGGCGTCCTCGCAGCACTGACCGTTATCGGCTACACGTACACCACCGGCTTCACCGAGCCGAGCCTCACCGTCCTGCTCGCACTCGTTCTCGTCTCGCTTCTGGCCTCCGCGGTGGAACTGTTGTCAGGAATGCTCTCCGGAAAGCTCGGTGGCGCATCGACGCGGACCGTCGCCGTCGGCACGCTGGTTGGCATCGTGTTGCTGTTCGTGATGGGCCCGATCGGTCTCGTCGTCGGAGTGGGTGGAACCGTGTTTCTCGGTAGCCTCTATGAGAACGGCGCCGAGCCGCGTGTCGCCGTCCGACAGTCAGTCTACGCGGTGATCGGTGTCTTCGCCGGCCCGTTCGTACAGGCAGTCATATTGGCTGGTGTCGCCGTCGCGTTTGCGATCTCCGTCTTGTGA
- a CDS encoding DUF2150 family protein, which translates to MTDDDAVETFYTDERWQNWLDRLEEEDLDPENEDSARLLLNLQDDAAIAVVKVLAALDDERIDEDRAVEEIRTVRDIVLADVEFDDEDKVMLIDGVQTSLVPVFYAAEEYVVGGVVEGDVSEFVHAAADAEANDDLDAALGYVVQAGTRIIDGEALDIDLVEELEYGLVSEWVNGLDSLQSAIEDPEVVEEEG; encoded by the coding sequence ATGACCGACGACGACGCCGTTGAAACGTTCTATACCGACGAACGCTGGCAGAACTGGCTCGACAGGCTCGAAGAGGAGGATTTAGACCCCGAAAACGAGGACTCCGCGCGGCTCCTGTTGAACCTCCAAGACGACGCCGCGATCGCGGTCGTGAAGGTGCTCGCGGCGCTCGACGACGAGCGCATCGACGAGGACCGCGCCGTCGAGGAGATCCGGACCGTCCGCGACATCGTGCTCGCCGACGTGGAGTTCGACGACGAGGACAAGGTCATGCTGATCGACGGCGTCCAGACCTCGCTCGTTCCCGTCTTCTACGCGGCCGAGGAGTACGTCGTCGGCGGCGTCGTCGAGGGCGACGTGAGCGAGTTCGTGCACGCGGCCGCCGACGCCGAGGCCAACGACGACCTCGACGCCGCGCTCGGCTACGTCGTGCAGGCCGGGACTCGAATTATCGACGGCGAGGCTCTCGACATCGACCTCGTCGAGGAGCTGGAGTACGGGCTCGTCTCCGAATGGGTCAACGGGCTCGACTCGCTGCAGTCGGCCATCGAGGACCCGGAAGTCGTCGAAGAAGAAGGCTGA
- a CDS encoding TatD family hydrolase, producing MTDDLDTPVLDNHLHLDPRHGRGVDAVKDFVRLGGTHLLVVNKPSWHLGVEPDEPTDFRPVFEETLDAVAAANEVLPGRAWPVLGVHPGLISRLVDDRGFSPEDARDLMQGGIEVASEFVADGDALALKSGRPHYDVSDAVWAASNAVTRRAFELGAALDCAVQLHTEASEDLTDLAAAAEEVGLDPTRVVKHYAEGRLAGLTPSVMSEKDRLERAAESGEPFLMETDYVDDPEKPGMVLGPKTVPRRVRWLLEAGYDDAVRRAHVETPRAVYEIDTESTLNRDT from the coding sequence ATGACCGACGACCTCGACACGCCGGTGCTCGACAATCATCTCCACCTCGATCCGCGTCACGGTCGCGGGGTCGACGCCGTCAAGGACTTCGTCCGGCTCGGCGGGACCCATCTGCTCGTAGTAAACAAGCCGTCGTGGCACCTCGGCGTCGAGCCCGACGAGCCGACCGACTTCCGGCCCGTCTTCGAGGAGACGCTCGACGCGGTCGCGGCCGCAAACGAGGTGCTTCCGGGGCGCGCGTGGCCCGTCCTCGGCGTTCATCCCGGCCTGATAAGTCGGCTCGTCGACGATCGGGGGTTCTCGCCCGAGGACGCCCGCGACCTGATGCAGGGCGGGATCGAGGTCGCAAGCGAGTTCGTCGCCGACGGCGATGCACTGGCGCTGAAGTCGGGGCGCCCGCATTACGACGTGAGCGACGCGGTCTGGGCGGCGTCGAACGCCGTGACGCGGCGCGCGTTCGAGCTCGGTGCCGCCCTCGACTGCGCCGTCCAGCTCCACACCGAGGCCAGCGAGGACCTCACCGATCTGGCCGCCGCCGCTGAGGAGGTGGGACTCGATCCCACGCGCGTGGTAAAACATTACGCCGAGGGGCGACTCGCGGGACTCACCCCGAGCGTGATGAGCGAGAAGGACCGGCTCGAACGCGCCGCCGAGTCGGGCGAGCCCTTCCTGATGGAGACCGACTACGTCGACGACCCCGAAAAGCCGGGGATGGTGCTCGGTCCGAAGACAGTCCCGCGCCGTGTCCGCTGGCTGCTGGAAGCGGGATACGACGACGCGGTCCGGCGCGCTCATGTCGAGACACCCCGCGCCGTGTACGAGATCGACACCGAGTCGACGCTCAATCGTGATACCTGA
- a CDS encoding DUF4112 domain-containing protein, producing the protein MTGGQKSEFLTEFNERIEHLPKSVDRAAVKRIQLVAYVLDEGIRVPGIGYRIGIDPVLGILPGAGDVLSGGVSLYIVVESARLGVSYTTLLRMIANISLDVAVGTIPIVGDAFDIVWKANKRNFKLVLEDLTTDYDRSTRSSGERTEIEIE; encoded by the coding sequence ATGACGGGAGGACAGAAAAGCGAGTTTCTGACCGAGTTCAACGAACGGATAGAGCACCTACCGAAGTCGGTTGACCGGGCAGCGGTCAAGCGTATACAACTCGTGGCGTACGTTCTCGATGAGGGCATCCGCGTTCCGGGAATCGGCTATCGTATCGGTATCGATCCAGTGCTCGGTATTCTCCCAGGGGCAGGAGACGTACTCAGCGGCGGAGTCTCGCTGTACATCGTGGTTGAGTCGGCCCGTCTCGGTGTGTCCTACACAACGCTGCTCAGAATGATCGCGAATATCTCCTTGGATGTGGCCGTGGGAACAATCCCAATCGTCGGTGATGCCTTTGATATCGTCTGGAAGGCCAACAAGCGCAATTTCAAACTGGTGTTGGAAGATCTCACGACGGATTACGACCGCTCGACTCGGTCCTCGGGTGAGCGAACCGAGATCGAAATCGAGTGA
- a CDS encoding DUF5830 family protein: MSDPPSREEKLELGVELLAHLEHEELALPDAIDRIETVTTSPSLTRDILDAAEKRGVIERENARLRVQRGGTYVNYERQVVQREGEFECRRCGTTITTGHFVKLDAGELGPFGSSCIRKVTGRDGDGDGSGT; encoded by the coding sequence GTGAGCGATCCGCCCTCGCGCGAGGAAAAGCTGGAGCTCGGCGTCGAGCTGCTGGCTCATCTCGAACACGAGGAGCTGGCGCTGCCGGACGCGATCGACCGGATCGAGACGGTGACGACGAGCCCCTCGCTCACCCGCGATATCCTCGACGCCGCCGAGAAGCGCGGCGTCATCGAGCGCGAGAACGCCCGCCTTCGGGTCCAGCGCGGCGGGACGTACGTGAACTACGAGCGTCAGGTGGTCCAGCGCGAAGGGGAGTTCGAGTGCCGTCGCTGCGGGACGACGATCACGACCGGCCACTTCGTGAAGCTGGACGCCGGCGAACTCGGCCCCTTCGGCTCCTCGTGCATTCGGAAAGTTACCGGCCGCGACGGTGATGGGGACGGCTCCGGAACGTAG
- a CDS encoding tRNA pseudouridine(54/55) synthase Pus10, with protein MDVLEVAARATGTGPVCDACLGRLVADRSFGLSNAERGSALRTSLALRDDEDYEPVETADCWVCEGRCTEFDEWAERAAEAVEDVEFATYNVGTRPPPLIEENEALLREEAGLDDDAGEPFKSEFNREVGKRFGRLTETEVSFDRPDVQFTIDLAEDEIDAKVNSTFVYGRYRKLERDIPQTEWPCRECKGSGRQGADPCDHCGGSGYLYDDSVEEYTAPVVEDVMDGTEATFHGAGREDVDALMLGTGRPFVIEVEEPRRRRVDTDRLQADINAFADGAVEVEGLRLATYDMVERVKEHDAAKRYRAEVAFDADVDADALAAAVEELEGTTVEQYTPNRVDHRRASITRERDVYEATAELDDARHAIVEIHGEGGLYIKELISGDEGRTEPSLAGLLGVGAEVTALDVVAVEGEDEPFEREEFFRE; from the coding sequence ATGGACGTACTCGAGGTCGCGGCGCGGGCGACCGGGACGGGGCCGGTGTGCGACGCGTGTCTCGGCCGGCTCGTCGCCGACCGGAGCTTCGGGCTGTCGAACGCCGAGCGCGGGTCGGCGCTGCGGACCAGTCTTGCGCTCCGCGACGACGAGGACTACGAGCCGGTCGAGACGGCAGACTGCTGGGTGTGTGAGGGGCGCTGCACCGAGTTCGACGAATGGGCCGAGCGGGCCGCCGAGGCGGTTGAGGACGTGGAGTTCGCCACCTACAACGTCGGCACCCGTCCCCCGCCGCTGATCGAGGAGAACGAGGCGCTGCTCCGCGAGGAAGCCGGGCTCGACGACGACGCGGGCGAGCCGTTCAAGTCGGAGTTCAACCGCGAAGTCGGGAAGCGGTTCGGCCGGCTCACGGAGACGGAGGTGTCGTTCGACCGCCCGGACGTGCAGTTCACGATCGACCTCGCCGAAGACGAGATCGACGCGAAGGTGAACTCCACGTTTGTGTACGGCCGGTATCGAAAACTGGAACGGGACATCCCGCAGACCGAGTGGCCCTGCCGCGAGTGCAAGGGCTCGGGGCGACAGGGCGCGGACCCCTGTGATCACTGTGGCGGCTCCGGCTACCTCTACGACGACAGCGTCGAGGAGTACACCGCGCCCGTCGTCGAGGACGTGATGGACGGCACCGAGGCGACGTTCCACGGCGCGGGCCGGGAGGACGTGGACGCCTTGATGCTCGGAACCGGGCGCCCGTTCGTGATCGAAGTCGAGGAGCCGCGCCGCCGCCGGGTCGACACCGATCGCCTGCAGGCCGACATCAACGCCTTCGCCGACGGCGCCGTGGAGGTCGAGGGGCTCCGGCTCGCGACCTACGACATGGTCGAACGCGTGAAGGAACACGACGCTGCGAAGCGCTACCGCGCCGAGGTAGCCTTCGACGCCGACGTGGACGCCGACGCCCTCGCGGCCGCGGTCGAAGAGCTTGAGGGGACGACTGTCGAGCAGTACACCCCGAACCGGGTCGACCACCGCCGGGCGAGCATCACCCGCGAGCGCGACGTGTACGAGGCGACCGCCGAACTCGACGACGCCCGCCACGCGATCGTGGAGATTCACGGCGAAGGTGGGCTCTACATCAAAGAGCTGATCTCCGGCGACGAGGGCCGGACGGAGCCGAGCCTCGCAGGCCTGCTCGGCGTCGGCGCCGAGGTCACCGCGCTCGACGTGGTCGCCGTCGAGGGCGAAGACGAGCCGTTCGAGCGCGAGGAGTTCTTCCGGGAGTGA